The nucleotide window TCGGCGACATGTACGGGAAAAAGAGGATGTTTCTGGTAGCGTTGGGATTCTACACAGCGGGCGTCATCCTCAACGGCTTCGCGCCGAGCTTCCAGTGGCTGCTCGTAACGAGGGCCATCCAGGGCTTTGGAATGGCTATCTTCCCTCTCGCTTTCTCCCTCGTCCGTGAGGAGTTCCCGCCGAGCATGGTGCCTCAGGTGCAGGGAATGATAAGCGCCATGTTCGGCGTCGGTATGGTCATAGCGCTCCCGCTTGGGGCCTACGTTACTCAGAACTACGGGTGGAGGTGGACGTACCACTCGGCCGCGCCCTTCGCCGTGCTGATGTTTTTCCTCGCCTGGATGATACTACGGGAGAGCCGCTATATAAACCCCGGAAAGATTGACTGGGTCGGAGTGCTCCTTCTTACGGTCGCCGTTGTTCCCCTGCTCGTGGGCGTCACGAGAGCCCCTAACGTCGGCTGGACTGCAAGGGAAACCCTAACCCTCTTCGGGGTGGGTATAATCGGTACAGTTCTCCTCGCCCTCTGGGAGAGGAGAGTGGAAAACCCGCTGCTGCCCCTTAAGATAATCTCCTCGAGAAACCCCGCGATAGTCAACCTCGGCATAATGTTCGCCGCCTTCGGAATCTCCATGATGAGTCAGGCGAACACCTACATCCTCCAGCTTCCGGCACCGTACGGCTTCGGCAAGACGATACTCCAGAGCGGCCTCCTCATGACGCCGATGGCCCTCACGATGCTGGTAATAGCCCCGATAGCGGGCAAGCTGATGCCGAAGACGGGAGCAAAGCCCATAGCGGTAACCGGAGCCCTGACCGCCAGCGCAGGCCTCGCATTCATGTCGAAGTACGCGACGACGCTCTCCCTGGGGCAGTTCGTGGGCATGATATCCCTCATCGGGGCGGGCATAACGCTAATGAACATATCCCTCATCAACGTGCTGGTCTTCTCAGTCCCGCCGAGGATGATGGGCGTGGCAACAGGCTCCAACAGCCTCTTCAGGAACTTCGGTTCAACCTGGGGGCCGGCAATAGCGGGAACGGTGATGAGCACCTACTACGTTCTCTTCCACCCTCCGAGGGCACCGGCCTTCGTCCAGATCAGAATCCCGACGGAAGAGGCCTACCGCGTGCTCTTTGGAGGAGCCGCTGGAGTCTATCTCTTCCTTGCTCTCCTCGTACTGGGAGTAAGGGAGGTTATGAAGGGAGGAAAAATCCACGAGGTTGAAGATGGGGGCGAGAAAGAGGTCGTGGTGGAGTGATGCTCTTCACTCTTTTCTTTTGTTTCGTTCATTTCCAATAACTCCCCGATATCCCCAGCCTCCCCGTGCTTTCAGAAACCTCTGCCCTTGAGAGTGACCTTTGGGAGTGTGGGTCTTACCTTGTTTGGGTCTGCCTTCTCAACGCTTCTTCCCATTCTGATGGTTAGCATTGTGATTGATACAAACTTTTGGAAAAGTCCCTCTTATGCCATCTTTCAAGTGATTAAACTGCAAAAAACGTAGTGCTTAAGCCATACATAACAAAACGTATTTATACAAAGTTAACCTTGTCCTACATTGGGAATCACGAGCCATTCTTAATCACTGAAATTCATTTCCAAACTTTCGGTTCTTCGTCCAACGGTCGTTTTGGAGGGGAACAATATGCGGAAAGCTGCGGCCTTTGTTGTTGGCCTTTTGGTTCTCGGGGCCCTTGCTGGCCTCGGCCTGAGTGATGGTTTTCCAGGGATCGTCATTCCCCCAATCATCATTCCTCCGGCCATCCTCAACTCCAGGAACGTTACCCTCATAGCGGACGCCGACACCTACGTCTCCGAGGCTCTCCCCCGGGACAACTTCGAGGAGGAATTCTACCTCCGTGTGGGCTACGACGGCTCTGAGTTCGGGGGCCTCTGGTACTCCTACGTTTGGTTCAACCTGAGCGAAATCCCGCAGGACACGAACGTAACCGCCGCATACATGTGCATCTACCTCAAAAACCAGGTGCCTGCTCGCAATGACCTTGTGAGCGCCTACGATGTGAGGGTTGCGGTGCCCGGCGACTCATGGAGTGAAGAGCGCGTCACATGGAACAACCGTCCATCCATAGCAAAGAACGTCTCCTCCCTGAAGATCGACCGCGGGACGGAGAGGTACTACTGCTGGGACGTGAGTGACGAGGTGAAGTACTGGGTCTCGACGCCCTACATTGGATGCCCCACTCCAGCATGCCTCAGCATGCCCACGAACAAGGGTTTCGTGATATACACCGACGACCTCCCCACCACTGCCTTCTTCGATTTTGAGAGCAGGGAGAACATCCATCCACCCAAGCTGGTCATCTACTACAACTCCCCCGGGGAGCTCAACGTAACGGAGTCCAGCGGAGCTGTTGCGAACGACACAATTCCTCCCTCTATAATCATATCCGAG belongs to Palaeococcus ferrophilus DSM 13482 and includes:
- a CDS encoding MFS transporter — encoded protein: MQVVEKGETYDLSYAKKAMFVVVLLPLLIMYTEAMLTPALPTIQKEFTINPNDVSWVLTIYLLVGTVSVALFGKLGDMYGKKRMFLVALGFYTAGVILNGFAPSFQWLLVTRAIQGFGMAIFPLAFSLVREEFPPSMVPQVQGMISAMFGVGMVIALPLGAYVTQNYGWRWTYHSAAPFAVLMFFLAWMILRESRYINPGKIDWVGVLLLTVAVVPLLVGVTRAPNVGWTARETLTLFGVGIIGTVLLALWERRVENPLLPLKIISSRNPAIVNLGIMFAAFGISMMSQANTYILQLPAPYGFGKTILQSGLLMTPMALTMLVIAPIAGKLMPKTGAKPIAVTGALTASAGLAFMSKYATTLSLGQFVGMISLIGAGITLMNISLINVLVFSVPPRMMGVATGSNSLFRNFGSTWGPAIAGTVMSTYYVLFHPPRAPAFVQIRIPTEEAYRVLFGGAAGVYLFLALLVLGVREVMKGGKIHEVEDGGEKEVVVE